One Mercurialis annua linkage group LG3, ddMerAnnu1.2, whole genome shotgun sequence DNA window includes the following coding sequences:
- the LOC126671657 gene encoding cold shock domain-containing protein 3-like — MENFENVKFDASQYDFFGGNVMEFEIEGSEKAADDEQFQLSEKPELKKESKPKASTKKISNPKYSLSRRVIGTVKWYSYHKKYGFIIPNGGGEDVYMNFSDLKYYGSCLPPLPGTHVEYEPITNFDGRKQAINIMKVELPSQVISFNNAKNVMNYCAVAKCGALDRTQSTNYTMWKANSFVECGGGWPGFAWCCYCGKIGYFHHM; from the exons ATGGAAAATTTTG AAAATGTGAAATTTGATGCAAGTCAGTATGATTTTTTTGGGGGAAATGTGATGGAATTTGAAATAGAAGGATCTGAGAAAGCAGCTGATGATGAACAATTTCAGTTATCTGAAAAACCAGAG TTGAAAAAGGAAAGCAAACCAAAAGCTTCCACTAAGAAAATTTCCAATCCCAAAT ATTCACTAAGCAGAAGAGTAATAGGAACTGTAAAATGGTATAGTTACCATAAAAAGTATGGATTTATAATACCAAATGGAGGTGGAGAAGATGTATACATGAatttttcagatctaaaatatTATGGAAGCTGCTTACCCCCTTTGCCTGGCACACATGTGGAGTACGAACCTATAACTAATTTTGATGGAAGAAAACAAGCAATTAATATCATGAAAGTTGAGCTTCCATCACAAGTGATAAGCTTTAataatgctaaaaatgtaatGAATTATTGTGCGGTTGCTAAATGTGGTGCATTGGATAGAACTCAATCGACCAATTATACAATGTGGAAGGCTAATAGTTTTGTTGAATGTGGAGGTGGATGGCCTGGTTTTGCTTGGTGTTGTTATTGTGGTAAAATTGGCTATTTTCATCATATGTGA